In Piliocolobus tephrosceles isolate RC106 chromosome 10, ASM277652v3, whole genome shotgun sequence, a single window of DNA contains:
- the KCNA1 gene encoding potassium voltage-gated channel subfamily A member 1 yields the protein MTVMSGENADEASAAPGHPQDGSYPRQTDHDDHECCERVVINISGLRFETQLKTLAQFPNTLLGNPKKRMRYFDPLRNEYFFDRNRPSFDAILYYYQSGGRLRRPVNVPLDMFSEEIKFYELGEEAMEKFREDEGFIKEEERPLPEKEYQRQVWLLFEYPESSGPARVIAIVSVMVILISIVIFCLETLPELKDDKDFTGTVHRIDNTTVIYNSNIFTDPFFIVETLCIIWFSFELVVRFFACPSKTDFFKNIMNFIDIVAIIPYFITLGTEIAEQEGNQKGEQATSLAILRVIRLVRVFRIFKLSRHSKGLQILGQTLKASMRELGLLIFFLFIGVILFSSAVYFAEAEEAESHFSSIPDAFWWAVVSMTTVGYGDMYPVTIGGKIVGSLCAIAGVLTIALPVPVIVSNFNYFYHRETEGEEQAQLLHVSSPNLASDSDLSRRSSSTMSKSEYMEIEEDMNNSIAHYRQVNIRTGNCTTANQNCVNKSKLLTDV from the coding sequence ATGACGGTGATGTCTGGGGAGAACGCGGACGAGGCTTCGGCCGCCCCGGGCCACCCCCAGGATGGCAGCTACCCCCGGCAGACCGACCACGACGACCACGAGTGCTGCGAGCGCGTGGTGATCAACATCTCCGGGCTGCGCTTCGAGACGCAGCTCAAGACCCTGGCGCAGTTCCCCAACACGCTGCTGGGCAACCCCAAGAAACGCATGCGCTACTTCGACCCCCTGAGGAACGAGTACTTCTTTGACCGCAACCGGCCCAGCTTCGACGCCATCCTCTACTACTACCAGTCGGGGGGCCGCCTGCGGAGGCCGGTCAACGTGCCCCTGGACATGTTCTCCGAGGAGATCAAGTTTTATGAGTTGGGCGAGGAGGCCATGGAGAAGTTCCGGGAGGACGAGGGCTTCATCAAGGAGGAGGAGCGTCCTCTACCCGAGAAGGAGTATCAGCGCCAGGTGTGGCTGCTCTTCGAGTACCCCGAGAGCTCGGGGCCCGCCAGGGTCATTGCCATCGTCTCCGTCATGGTCATCCTCATCTCCATCGTCATCTTTTGCCTGGAGACGCTCCCCGAGCTGAAGGATGACAAGGACTTCACGGGCACCGTCCACCGCATCGACAACACCACGGTCATCTACAATTCCAACATCTTCACGGACCCCTTCTTCATCGTGGAAACGCTGTGTATCATCTGGTTCTCCTTCGAGCTGGTGGTGCGCTTCTTCGCCTGCCCCAGCAAGACGGACTTCTTCAAAAACATCATGAACTTCATCGACATTGTGGCCATCATTCCTTATTTCATCACCCTGGGCACCGAGATAGCTGAGCAGGAAGGAAACCAGAAGGGCGAGCAGGCCACCTCGCTGGCCATCCTCAGGGTCATCCGCTTGGTAAGGGTTTTTAGAATCTTCAAGCTCTCCCGCCACTCTAAGGGCCTCCAGATCCTGGGCCAGACCCTCAAAGCTAGTATGAGAGAGCTAGGGCTGCTCATCTTTTTCCTCTTCATCGGGGTCATCCTGTTTTCTAGTGCAGTGTACTTTGCCGAGGCGGAAGAAGCTGAGTCGCACTTCTCCAGTATCCCCGATGCTTTCTGGTGGGCGGTGGTGTCCATGACCACTGTAGGATACGGTGACATGTACCCTGTGACAATTGGAGGCAAGATCGTGGGCTCCTTGTGTGCCATCGCTGGTGTGCTGACAATTGCCCTGCCCGTACCTGTCATTGTGTCCAATTTCAACTATTTCTACCACCGAGAAACTGAGGGGGAAGAGCAGGCTCAGTTGCTCCACGTCAGTTCCCCTAACTTAGCCTCTGACAGTGACCTCAGTCGCCGCAGTTCCTCTACTATGAGCAAGTCTGAGTACATGGAGATCGAAGAGGATATGAATAATAGCATAGCCCATTATAGACAGGTCAATATCAGAACTGGCAATTGCACCACAGCTAACCAAAACTGCGTTAATAAGAGCAAGCTACTGACCGATGTTTAA